The genome window GCGGGTATCGGCGGCATAAGAAAAGGCTTTGAACTTGCTTGCGCCGAAAGGAGCTTGCCGACCGAGTGTGTTTTTACGTCTGAAATAAAGCCTTATGCCGTCGATGTATTAAAGCAGAACCACCCCAACGAGGAAATCCACGGCGATATAACGAAGGTATCAGCGGACGAAATACCCGATTTTGACTTTTTGCTTGCAGGTTTTCCCTGTCAAGCCTTTTCGGCAGCGGGTAAACGGTTAGGCTTTGAAGATACGCGCGGAACCCTATTTTTTGAAGTAGCACGAATTATTAAGGAAAAACAACCTTATGGGTTTGTACTTGAAAATGTCGAGGGGTTAGTCAATCACGACAAAGAAAAGCCGGGCGATAAAATAGGAAAGACTTTGACCGTAATTTTAGAAACTCTTAACGATTTAGGTTATAAGGTATCGTGGAAAGTCCTTAATGCTAAGTTTTTTGGCGTACCGCAAGAGCGTAAAAGAATATATATTGTCGGTACAAAGAAAGCAGCCCCGGATTTAGAGCATTTCAAACATATGCGCCGCAATCTTAGTACAGTATTAGAAAGCGGCTTGCCTGTTTCAGACAGTAAATTTGTACAACTTGTTTTAAGTCACTATCCCCTAAAAGACCTGTACGGCAAGGCTATTAAGGACAAGCGCGGCGGCGATAACAATATACATAGTTGGGATATTGAGTATAAAGGACCCGTTAGCCCCGAACAAAGGGCTTTGCTTAATTCTATGTTGAAAGAACGCAGAAAAAAGAAATGGGCGGAGGAATACGGCATAGACTGGATGGACGGTATGCCCCTAACGATAGAGCATATACGCACATTCTACAATCACGAACAGTTAGAAGCAATGCTATCCGACCTTGTAAAAAAAGGCTATCTCAAGCAAGAACACCCTAAAAAGAAAGATGGAAACAGACGAGTACAAGACACTACTTTACCATTGGGATATAATATTGTTACTGGTAAAATGTCTTTTGAAATAAACAAAGTGCTTGACCCGCAAGATATAGCACCTACCCTTGTTGCTATGGATATGCAACATTTATTCGTCGTTGACGGCGAGGGTTTACGAACCCTGTCATTGCGGGAGGGGTTACGACTTTTCGGTTATCCCGACGACTTCAAGTTTGAAACTTCCCAAGAAAACGGGTATGACCTTTTGGGTAATACCGTTGTTGTACCCGTGATTAAGGAAGTAGTAGCGCGAACCTTAAATATCTATTGCGGGGGTAATGAATAATGCGTTTAACTGCACAAGAGGTTTATAATAAGCTTATTGACGACGACAAAATTTTAGAGTTGCAAGGGCAGATTAAATTTTATTTTGGTGATGTGGATATAATCGTCAAGCAAAAAGACGTTGTAGGGAATATTATACAAGAGTGGTTGCAAGGATGGCTTGATAAACGCGGTATAGAATACACGTTGTCGCAAAACACTCAAATGCCGCCCGACTTTTATCTTAACCCCAATAATAAAACGATTCACCTATTAGAAGTTAAAGCATTTAATCGTTCTGCAAGTCCGGGCTTTGATATAGCCGATTTTAGAATGTATGAGGAAGAAATCATAGACAAGCCCTATATGCTTGACGTTGACTATTTGATTTTTGGCTATGATATGAGCGACGCTGGAATAGTTACCGTTAAGGATTTATGGATAAAGAAAGTTTGGGAAATAACCCGCTGTATGGCGAATTGGGCGTTGAATTTGCAAGTAAAACAAAATGCCGTTCATAAAATACGCCCCGGCGTTTGGTATAGTACGCAGCGTGGGAATTTTCCTATGTTTACTTGTCTTGAAGATTTTATAGCCGCCGTTGAAGAAACAGTATATCAAAATCCAAAAACGCACAACGAAGCGGCAAACTGGAAAAATCGCTTTTTAGCGAGCTACAAAAGGCATTATGCCCGCGACTTGAATGTTCCCCGTTGGAGTGATATTGCAACAAAATATAGGGGTTAGCGAACCGCCTATCTTGTCGCTTTACAAAATATTATAGAGTATCGTTTAGTATAGCGTTGTTGATTTAAGCGACAAACAAGCGACAAAATGAAAGCGAAACACGGCATAAACCCAGTAAAATCAAGGGTTTATGGCGTGTTTTATATAGTCTTCTTCAGAGAAGACGTTGATTGGATCTATTTTATTGAAGCTGTTACATCGGTTGGTCCAATGTCCCAAAAACGTGTTAATGACATTAATAAAATGACCACCAACGTTAAAAGTGGAAAGATATTTGTAACCGCATTCCCAGATTTAAAGACTTTCAAAAAATTTTCTGAATCATTGGCATGGGAAACAGAAGTTTGGCTTTCAGATAGACCAGAACATATGATACACTTCAATGGAGACAAATTTCTAGGACCGTATAAGAAGTAGCCACACCACTTTTCTCTCTCACTTATCGGGTATTATCATCGGGAACCTCCAAGCAGATATAAGCAACAAATATGCAACAATTAATAATCAGAACAGATAAGATGACGCAAGCATGACCAAACCCCACAAAAACCCTTTTAGTGGGAAAGCTCTAAAGGTGGGTAGGGTGTTGATAATAGCATACATTATGGGACTATCCTAGATTTTGTGTAAAGTTCCAACAGGTGCAAAATGAGGCGTTTGAAATATGGGTCCGGTGCTGTTTTTCAGCTCCGGACCTTTTTTAATTATACCCAATAACAAACAGTCGAGCATAGCCATATTTTCAGGCTAAGCATTCTATCTCTAATATTGGGAATCTTCTTCAGAGCCTGCCTTCGAAAAATACCTCCAGCTGGGAGTGGATAGTACCCCAGTCCTTACGGCGCCCGGTCCATTTCTTGGTTATGTCCATCATTGCCAGATAGAGCATCTTTAGCAGGCTGTTGTCTGTAGTGTTTGTTGTAAACTAAAAATCCCGAATTGCAAAGTAAAAACCCCCGTTTTGCAAGCTGGAAATCCCCAGAATTGCAAAATGGTCATTGAAAGCACGACCGAAACCAAATACCCTTTTAGTGCGACGAAGCTCTAAGAGGGAGGAACGGAGGATGCTGACAATGACCAAAATCGATGATACCGGACAGGGTTCAGAGGACCAGACTCCTGGCGCGATCCCATTGATATATCCCCCCCCAAAAAAACGCCAGGCACGCTTCCAGTGGTT of Synergistaceae bacterium DZ-S4 contains these proteins:
- a CDS encoding NgoBV family restriction endonuclease; amino-acid sequence: MRLTAQEVYNKLIDDDKILELQGQIKFYFGDVDIIVKQKDVVGNIIQEWLQGWLDKRGIEYTLSQNTQMPPDFYLNPNNKTIHLLEVKAFNRSASPGFDIADFRMYEEEIIDKPYMLDVDYLIFGYDMSDAGIVTVKDLWIKKVWEITRCMANWALNLQVKQNAVHKIRPGVWYSTQRGNFPMFTCLEDFIAAVEETVYQNPKTHNEAANWKNRFLASYKRHYARDLNVPRWSDIATKYRG
- the dcm gene encoding DNA (cytosine-5-)-methyltransferase — encoded protein: MTTHNTVKFIDLFAGIGGIRKGFELACAERSLPTECVFTSEIKPYAVDVLKQNHPNEEIHGDITKVSADEIPDFDFLLAGFPCQAFSAAGKRLGFEDTRGTLFFEVARIIKEKQPYGFVLENVEGLVNHDKEKPGDKIGKTLTVILETLNDLGYKVSWKVLNAKFFGVPQERKRIYIVGTKKAAPDLEHFKHMRRNLSTVLESGLPVSDSKFVQLVLSHYPLKDLYGKAIKDKRGGDNNIHSWDIEYKGPVSPEQRALLNSMLKERRKKKWAEEYGIDWMDGMPLTIEHIRTFYNHEQLEAMLSDLVKKGYLKQEHPKKKDGNRRVQDTTLPLGYNIVTGKMSFEINKVLDPQDIAPTLVAMDMQHLFVVDGEGLRTLSLREGLRLFGYPDDFKFETSQENGYDLLGNTVVVPVIKEVVARTLNIYCGGNE